In the genome of Zootoca vivipara chromosome 6, rZooViv1.1, whole genome shotgun sequence, the window TCCTTCAATATAAACTCATGTGCAAGAAGCTGTTGTACTCTTGCCTTAACCCCAAAATGCATGAGGGGGAGGATTCTGTATACCAACATTCCTTGCATATTTTGTGATAGTTTATTCTTACTACCTGCAATGACCATAATCAGAAGCAAAACACTCTGCATATACCATGTGCCCATGTACTGTTTTCCTTTTGTAACCAAGTATCTTAGTGGAAACCAGGAGATACCTATTGTATTAATAGAGACAGCCCACCCTTTCATCTTGTTTCTTCAGCTCCACTGTATGCTTCTGTATAGTCTCCTTATGGGCCTCCTGGATCTGTTTTACACTTGCTTCTAAAGCAGCCAGTTTCCTCTCCAATTCAATCTTTTCCTTAGTAAGAGATTCTGTTTTTTCAGTAAACTGAGCTCGTAAGAATATGTTCTCCCGCTGCATTTCCTGCAAAAGAGTTAATGAGGATCATACCAGCTTCCAAGCATTCTCAAAATCCACACCAAATATTGTACTTCCAGAAAAGCAgcaattgcaaaaagaaagaaaaaagaccaaTGGTATGGTTGATACTGTCAGATCCAGAGCTTCAGAAGATCCTGAAATGGCAGGTGATTACTATGGCATTTCCCTAATACAACCTTCTTCACCCAAGCATTATTTCTGTAGCTCTTACTGTACTTCAGAAAAATTAAGGAAATTGAATCTTCAAGCCACACCAACCATGAACTGATGGTGCTTACCTGCATTCTGAGCAGATACAAGTCCCCATAAGCAGCAGGATGGCTCAGGAGGGCATTGTGGACTTGCAGCTCACTTTCTCGTACTTTCTGCTCCAGCTGTGAAATGTGTTGCCTTTGCCTTCAAAAAAGGAATAACCCCAACACACATATTTACATTTGCAAAGTCAGATATTCAGAAAACAAGAAGTTTTCTTTAGTAGGATGGACTTTATACAAGATTTTAAAAGGTATTTACTAATGCCTGCTTATAATCTAAAGACAGGAAGcaaaggtgggggagggagagtaaTGGAAAGGGAAAAGGTAATTGGGGATAAGGCTACCTTCCATTGTCATCCCTcaatttaaacaataaatatGCGTTGTCTGAAAGTGAGACAAAACATGAGCCCAGGTTTGAATATAACACTAAACCAACTCACAGTTTAGTCCTGGGGTGGTGTGACAACTTCAATGCCAGAACTCCCATGTTTGCTCATTCGTGCTAAATCATAGtgtggcttagtgttacatgttaATTACATGTTAATTGAGTGACAGTCTCAGACTTGTTAGTTGTTAGTTGGAAATCTAAAAGATTATTTCCATTTCCTACCTGTCAATGAGGATTTCTTTCTCCCTGAGCAGGTTCTCATTTGAATTTACAATACCAACCCACTGGGCTGGATCAATAGTGTGCAGTGAAGTACTGCTCCCCAAAGGATGGTAGCAAGGAGTTTTGTTTTGCAGCTGGAATCATGAGGGTCAAACAGAAGTGAGGCATTAGGTTCAGCTCAGACACAACTTTTAAGAGGCTATTCGCTTCCATGCACCAATACATAGAAGACTCATCTCACACCCAGCTATTCCAGACCTACATCAAAACACTATGAAAAAAACTGCACTCAATAATCAAGAACTGCACTCAATAATTTTAGATCACTCTGTGTGTTACAAATAAATGATACACTGGACTAACCATGAAAGTTCCTTTTCTGCAGGGAATGGAAGGGATTTGCTCTAAGTCACTAAACAAAGATAGTTTCATCTCACTAGAAGAGTGTGGATTTTATGACAAAGTCTTCaaacaaaaaggcaaaatgaGTCACAGTCATTTTGCTAACTGTTACTTGTCTGCAATTTTTTCCAAACACAGTCAAAAAGAATTCATGATATGTAGcagcaacatttggaaaaacAAGGCTGGAATATGCACTTTGGAGAATCCCTAAACCCCTTAAAAACTGGACACAAAAAATACAGGACTTCTTACTATGCATACCCATGGGCTGCCCATTTTTTCAGGAACTTCTCCTTGAAAAATGGCACAGTGCCACCTCTCCCTGTAAACTAAAGCACCACATAGAAAATGCTAATGATTATCAATTCCACCCTCATTAATCGTTAGTCAAGGTAGCATATTACCTTGTACTCTTTCACCAGACAAATCCATACAACAGCTTTAGTCACTGACAACtgtatattttatttctattaaaCCACTATCATAGAGATTAAAGCAGAAAATAATTTAGAGTGGAAAGACTCACACTTAAATAGAAAGTGGAAACATATATATTTCAGAAACACAAACATGCAATGGAATAACCCTGTTTATATGCAACTGTGAATAAGGGCTAAAAGTTCTATTCAACTTTAAACTCTTGTTGTGTCCACACACTCTCTTAAACTAAAGCAGATTGTTTCAAAAAGACTTTCTACCTGAATCTGCTCCAATTGCAGCCGAACACGGTCCAAGTGCTGATTCCAGGCACTAAGCGCACAATTCTCATGCTGATGTAGTGTGCAAGTTTCCTGCTTCCACAACTGAGACTGAGCAGCTGTTGGGCTGGGGTACATAGTAGCAGGATTAAGCCCCAAGGGTACCTGCGTTTCACAGGCTCTGTTGGTTTCTGTTGCTGGTTTAACATCTAGCAGTACTTTGCGTGGGTCTTTTTCTAGGCCAGGAACAGCAGTATCTGAATTACACATttgaagctgggaccaagcaccaCCAGCAGACTGCTTATCCAGAAGAGGAGATTGGTTAAATGTGAGTTCAGCAGCCAATCTAATGGGCTTCTGAGCACATTCCACACTTGTTTGGTCAGGAGTAAGGAAAGAGGATTGATTACAGCCATTTTCCACTGAAGTTCGATAAAGATGAACAGGATTCCTGTGAAACACCTGGGAGTGCCTCAGAGTATCAGGGTCATGGTTGGACATCAGCCCTCCTGTGCTACTTGAAGAGACTGGCAGAGAGGAAGTCAGGGTGGTCCGAAGCACGCTTGATTCACCCACTGTACAAGAAGACCTATCTAGCATGGAAGGCATGACATGAGCTGTAGGGATGGCAACTTGGGTTTTGATGGGCTGAAATGAAGAACCATCACTGGAACTGCAGAatgctgggaaaagaaaaacaactggtAGATTAGGCTCAAAACCTTACACCATAGAGAAGT includes:
- the CEP85 gene encoding centrosomal protein of 85 kDa isoform X2, producing MPSMLDRSSCTVGESSVLRTTLTSSLPVSSSSTGGLMSNHDPDTLRHSQVFHRNPVHLYRTSVENGCNQSSFLTPDQTSVECAQKPIRLAAELTFNQSPLLDKQSAGGAWSQLQMCNSDTAVPGLEKDPRKVLLDVKPATETNRACETQVPLGLNPATMYPSPTAAQSQLWKQETCTLHQHENCALSAWNQHLDRVRLQLEQIQLQNKTPCYHPLGSSTSLHTIDPAQWVGIVNSNENLLREKEILIDRQRQHISQLEQKVRESELQVHNALLSHPAAYGDLYLLRMQEMQRENIFLRAQFTEKTESLTKEKIELERKLAALEASVKQIQEAHKETIQKHTVELKKQDERVKARDKHIEHLKKKCQKEFEQNREKQQRIETLERYVADLPMLEDHKKLHHQLKESQQATTAFQESVTTLEKELADVRANCREKELHLEMQKHKEMELLSTVRSLQDKMQRGKNSATEDTAQELEKEKQEKDSLQKECDLLRKIVDNQKKKMNQLSSEVKDLENRIAQEEDTGQALKVEALRQENAMQQLRIAVKELSVQNQELMEKNLTLQEHLRQIEPGQLLSVETAHLIQELHRELASCLQDLQSVYSVVTQRAQGKDPNLSLLLGICTVHCSVKEKDDLQKPGMIAKKLEDVKQLRKEIEDLRTAISDRYAQDMGDNCITQ
- the CEP85 gene encoding centrosomal protein of 85 kDa isoform X1, yielding MAAYGDTLTETSSSNSTDAFCSSSDGSSFQPIKTQVAIPTAHVMPSMLDRSSCTVGESSVLRTTLTSSLPVSSSSTGGLMSNHDPDTLRHSQVFHRNPVHLYRTSVENGCNQSSFLTPDQTSVECAQKPIRLAAELTFNQSPLLDKQSAGGAWSQLQMCNSDTAVPGLEKDPRKVLLDVKPATETNRACETQVPLGLNPATMYPSPTAAQSQLWKQETCTLHQHENCALSAWNQHLDRVRLQLEQIQLQNKTPCYHPLGSSTSLHTIDPAQWVGIVNSNENLLREKEILIDRQRQHISQLEQKVRESELQVHNALLSHPAAYGDLYLLRMQEMQRENIFLRAQFTEKTESLTKEKIELERKLAALEASVKQIQEAHKETIQKHTVELKKQDERVKARDKHIEHLKKKCQKEFEQNREKQQRIETLERYVADLPMLEDHKKLHHQLKESQQATTAFQESVTTLEKELADVRANCREKELHLEMQKHKEMELLSTVRSLQDKMQRGKNSATEDTAQELEKEKQEKDSLQKECDLLRKIVDNQKKKMNQLSSEVKDLENRIAQEEDTGQALKVEALRQENAMQQLRIAVKELSVQNQELMEKNLTLQEHLRQIEPGQLLSVETAHLIQELHRELASCLQDLQSVYSVVTQRAQGKDPNLSLLLGICTVHCSVKEKDDLQKPGMIAKKLEDVKQLRKEIEDLRTAISDRYAQDMGDNCITQ